A single Stigmatopora argus isolate UIUO_Sarg chromosome 7, RoL_Sarg_1.0, whole genome shotgun sequence DNA region contains:
- the LOC144077451 gene encoding arf-GAP with dual PH domain-containing protein 2-like — protein MANLERNNKILLDLTRQPWNNTCADCGAPEPDWASYTLCVFLCVNCSGLHRNLPSVSRVKSIRLDNWKDSLVEAMRQRGNFVAKATYEKCVPAFIYQPRQRDCVVLKDQWIRAKYERREFTGEKGYFLQSYGADTIEATLWKKGKNNKQFHKRIFLLSHNDFTLRYFTKAGSRVPKAVISMKELNAVFQPEKIGHRHGLQITYLQDARTRNIFVYHENGQVIVSFFTAIRATRLAYLQKKHPTLRHTELIPQITRDCLIEGYMEKTGPMQWEPFKKRWFTLCSINRKLLYYKSPLDAIELGAVFIGTESHGYSVSIGGRRCSQGGRWHRVITLQTPGRQFVFTCEQEQVQQEWLEAFSKVIGQPMTPEDYANEASFRRCK, from the exons ATGGCCAACCTGGAGAGAAACAACAAAATTCTGCTTGATTTGACAAGACAGCCTTGGAACAACACATGTGCCGACTGTGGCGCTCCTG AGCCTGACTGGGCCTCCTACACGCTGTGTGTCTTTTTGTGTGTCAACTGCTCTGGATTGCATCGGAATTTACCCTCTGTAAGCAGAGTGAAATCGATACGTCTAGACAATTGGAAAGATTCCCTTGTAGAG GCCATGCGTCAGAGAGGGAACTTTGTAGCCAAAGCCACTTATGAGAAGTGTGTTCCTGCTTTCATCTACCAGCCGCGGCAGAGAGACTGTGT AGTCCTTAAAGATCAATGGATCCGTGCTAAGTACGAGAGGAGAGAGTTCACGGGAGAAAAGGGGTACTTTCTACAATCCTATGGTGCAG ACACGATTGAGGCAACACTGTGGAAGAAgggcaaaaacaacaaacagtttCATAAGAGGATCTTCCTCCTTTCCCACAACGATTTCACTCTCCGATACTTCACCAAAGCGGGC TCTAGAGTTCCTAAAGCTGTGATCAGCATGAAGGAGCTGAATGCAGTGTTTCAGCCTGAAAAGATTGGTCACCGCCATGGCCTGCAAATCACCTACTTGCAGGATGCACGTACCAGAAACATCTTTGTCTACCACGAGAATGGACAG GTCATTGTTTCCTTTTTCACTGCTATCCGAGCAACACGCCTGGCTTACCTCCAGAAGAAGCACCCAACACTGCGACATACTGAG TTGATACCTCAGATAACCAGAGACTGCCTCATAGAGGGTTATATGGAGAAAACTGGACCAATG cAGTGGGAGCCATTCAAGAAAAGGTGGTTCACTCTTTGCTCCATAAACAGGAAGCTTCTATACTATAAATCCCCACTG GATGCCATCGAGCTGGGCGCCGTCTTCATCGGCACAGAGAGCCACGGCTACTCGGTGTCAATAGGTGGCAGACGCTGCTCCCAAGGAGGCCGCTGGCATCGAGTCATCACTCTCCAGACACCCGGGAGGCAGTTTGTTTTCACGTGTGAGCAGGAGCAGGTGCAGCAGGAGTGGCTAGAAGCCTTTAGCAAGGTTATCGGTCAACCAATGACACCAGAAGACTATGCAA ATGAAGCCAGCTTTAGAAGGTGCAAATGA
- the tefm gene encoding transcription elongation factor, mitochondrial: MWVARRFLSSVAPNRQYAGHPGLFRRLRLGSLSEMELRYLQCTCCWRSRIPMAGIETLNATISPPPCEEDNHNEKVAIALDACYTSEQRDVILRMLNDASETELAGVKFLRGRKSANVVDYRSKHGPFKTLESVVNVPLLKHKSAIVVFESILNPAKEKKKGRIRIAKFIRPEVDKSWLEDANSIVSLVCGTNRIAWAHMGRGMAVMDWQQLDCPNFLKGTYMASAYLNDVSAVVSLLPSADFYIIEKPLISVQNTALFPIMAHMRSVEAILFALLEPRNLSEDSNIHPRVLNMMRTAVGRHFGLMVGESRTSGAQAVRQLMTDSVTQKMPRINFPPDLLVKYRNWFQMSNRRGGGEELCDALLQALAFYELLSESSS, encoded by the exons ATGTGGGTCGCTCGGCGATTTCTATCGTCTGTTGCCCCTAATC GTCAGTATGCCGGTCACCCCGGCTTGTTCCGCCGCCTTCGGCTGGGGTCTTTGTCGGAGATGGAGCTGCGCTACCTGCAGTGCACGTGCTGCTGGAGGAGTCGAATCCCCATGGCTGGAATTGAGACCCTCAACGCCACCATCTCGCCACCACCCTGTGAGGAGGACAACCATAACGAGAAAGTCGCCATTGCTCTCGATGCCTGTTATACCTCTGAGCAGCGCGATGTTATCCTGAGGATGCTGAACGACGCCTCGGAGACAGAGCTGGCAGGCGTCAAGTTCCTCCGAGGACGTAAATCTGCCAACGTAGTAGATTATCGAAGCAAACACGGACCCTTCAAAACGCTGGAAAGTGTGGTAAACGTACCGCTCCTGAAGCATAAAAGCGCCATAGTTGTGTTTGAGTCTATCCTCAATCCGgccaaggagaagaagaaggggCGCATCCGTATTGCCAAATTCATCAGGCCTGAGGTGGACAAATCCTGGTTGGAG GATGCCAATTCCATCGTTTCACTAGTATGTGGCACAAATCGAATAGCATGGGCACACATGGGCAGAGGAATGGCCGTAATGGACTGGCAGCAGCTTGATTGTCCAAACTTCCTGAAGGGCACTTATATGGCGTCCGCCTATTTAAATGAT GTGTCAGCAGTGGTTTCCCTCCTCCCTTCGGCAGATTTCTACATCATTGAGAAGCCGCTCATTTCAGTTCAAAACACCGCGCTCTTCCCGATTATGGCGCACATGAGATCGGTGGAGGCCATACTGTTTGCGCTCTTGGAGCCCAGAAACCTCTCAGAGGACTCCAACATTCATCCCAG AGTCCTGAACATGATGCGCACCGCTGTGGGACGTCACTTTGGGCTCATGGTGGGCGAATCACGGACCAGCGGGGCGCAGGCGGTACGGCAACTGATGACTGATTCGGTCACACAGAAGATGCCACGGATAAACTTCCCGCCTGATCTGCTGGTGAAGTACAGGAACTGGTTCCAGATGAGCAACAGAAGAGGCGGAGGAGAGGAACTCTGTGACGCTCTGCTGCAGGCGCTTGCTTTTTATGAACTGCTCAGTGAATCCTCTTCCTAG
- the LOC144077836 gene encoding uncharacterized protein LOC144077836, with the protein MEVLSFMRAHFNVSVDCAIDQLLQMQPTSLSEEEQHMYNVEKTYMRQFMLLEKENKVPSEISAETMKQWLLCRRSFQHEFCSFETAVHPGMFALLQEAWTRARQMCLNQIHGQVCKDFTQEEHLSQLFNRKVTLEGLRKYLSIATPVAEMDIKIFLHHLNMALQRSLSSTEMTETLDSDFHRATAPIVGQILQSALCSFFAKLNTTGNEEPITATFQHRSECASKGIASMLTDAVLSNPCVRQHITQDNVLDTCTAIAGEMTQKLFSNLLKTSANFHLLNSDCTFFTARIEVKFAIGEMIDDGTDILL; encoded by the exons ATGGAGGTTCTATCTTTCATGAG AGCTCACTTTAATGTCAGTGTTGACTGTGCAATTGACCAACTCCTCCAGATGcaacccacttctttgtcagagGAGGAGCAGCACATGTACAATGTCGAG AAAACCTACATGAGGCAATTTATGCTTTTGGAGAAGGAGAACAAGGTTCCATCCGAGATCTCAGCTGAAACCATGAAGCAGTGGTTGCTGTGCAGAAGGAGCTTCCAGCACGA GTTCTGCAGCTTTGAAACCGCAGTGCATCCTGGGATGTTTGCTCTTCTGCAGGAG GCCTGGACGAGGGCAAGGCAAATGTGCCTGAATCAAATACACGGGCAAGTCTGCAAGGATTTTACCCAAGAAGAACACCTTTCACAATTGTTCAATAGAAAG GTCACACTCGAAGGCCTCCGCAAGTACCTTTCAATCGCGACCCCCGTAGCCGAAATGGACATCAAGATATTTCTGCATCATCTAAACATGGCCCTGCAGAGATCTTTGAGCAGCACTGAGATGACTGAGACACTGGACTCAGATTTCCACCGTGCCACAGCGCCCATTGTGGGCCAAATCCTCCAGTCAGCACTCTGTTCCTTTTTTGCCAAGTTGAACACGACTGGGAATGAGGAGCCAATAACAGCAACATTTCAACATAGATCTGAGTGCGCCAGCAAGGGGATTGCTAGTATGCTCACCGACGCTGTGCTTTCCAACCCGTGTGTCCGTCAACACATCACACAGGACAATGTGCTGGACACTTGCACTGCCATTGCTGGGGAAATGACCCAGAAGCTTTTCTCCAACCTTCTTAAAACCTCTGCAAACTTTCACTTGCTAAACTCGGATTGCACCTTTTTCACTGCAcggatagaagtcaagtttgcTATTGGGGAAATGATTGACGATGGCACTGATATACTTCTTTAA